One segment of Salvelinus sp. IW2-2015 unplaced genomic scaffold, ASM291031v2 Un_scaffold3036, whole genome shotgun sequence DNA contains the following:
- the LOC112075223 gene encoding G-protein coupled receptor 3-like — protein MTQNDSDVWFEESSGSGMSSHLSLLDQSDPTAMPEASPLNLWGVALCVSGTLIVSENAIVVAAILATPSLRAPVFLLLASLALADLLAGVALILHFLFLFCVEPTDWSELMTSGLLATSLTASLLSLMGVALDRYLSLSHALTYGSRHSRRCAAGLLALVWLGSCLIGSGPVLGWHCLNDITTCSVARPLTRTYLSLLCGGFLLVVMVTLQLYTGICRVARRHAHAIATQRHFLPDDQSYASKHGGRGKGLSRLLLVLGVFVSCWTPFALYGLLGDASSSPLYTYATLVPAAGNSLLNPLLYSLRNRDIRLVLLHACCPHRHNTHRPVDV, from the coding sequence ATGACCCAAAATGACTCTGACGTGTGGTTCGAGGAGTCTTCAGGTTCAGGGATGTCTTCACATCTTTCCCTGCTGGACCAATCAGATCCCACGGCCATGCCTGAGGCCTCTCCTCTCAACCTATGGGGGGTGGCACTGTGCGTATCGGGAACTCTCATCGTGTCCGAAAACGCCATCGTAGTGGCTGCCATCTTGGCCACGCCTTCTCTCCGCGCTCCTGTCTTCCTACTCCTCGCCAGTCTGGCATTAGCCGACCTGCTGGCGGGCGTGGCCTTGATCCtccacttcctcttcctgttttGTGTGGAGCCCACTGATTGGTCGGAGCTGATGACGTCAGGGTTGCTGGCGACATCCCTGACGGCCTCCCTCCTCAGCCTGATGGGCGTGGCCCTGGATCGTTACCTGTCTCTAAGCCACGCCCTCACCTACGGCTCCCGCCACTCGCGCCGCTGTGCTGCTGGTCTTTTGGCCCTCGTCTGGCTGGGGTCGTGTCTGATCGGCTCGGGGCCGGTGCTGGGGTGGCACTgcctcaatgacatcacaacCTGTTCCGTTGCGCGACCCCTGACCCGGACATACCTGTCGTTGCTCTGCGGCGGCTTCCTTCTGGTCGTCATGGTCACGCTGCAGCTGTACACCGGAATCTGCCGTGTCGCAAGGAGGCACGCCCACGCCATCGCCACGCAGAGGCACTTCCTGCCTGACGACCAATCGTATGCCAGCAAGCACGGGGGCCGGGGTAAGGGACTCTCTCGGCTGTTGTTAGTCCTCGGAGTGTTCGTCAGCTGCTGGACGCCCTTCGCCCTCTACGGTTTGCTGGGTGACGCATCTAGCTCACCCCTGTATACGTACGCTACGCTAGTGCCGGCGGCGGGGAACTCTCTGCTCAACCCTCTACTGTATAGCCTGAGGAACAGAGACATACGACTGGTGCTGCTGCACGCCTGCTGTcctcacagacacaacacacacaggcctgtTGATGTGTAG